In Nocardioides sp. InS609-2, a single genomic region encodes these proteins:
- a CDS encoding IS1380 family transposase, with the protein MQLCHTPRATTAVFDDPNLVSSAGLVPVLALATSAGLHELAQDHLTVPSDKGANAGLKVASLVAGMVAGADGIDDMALLRHGGMGRVFAHAYAPSTLGSFLRAFTFGHVRQLDAVASRFLARLADQTPLIATPSDTSGRVLVDVDDTIIEVHGYTKQGSGYGYSGVRGLNALLAVVSTQETAPVVVAQRLRKGSCGSPRGAKRLVADALKTTKKLPGGSGLRPLMRADSAFFGHPTIAAALKAGADVSVTVRLDNRIKTAISTIGEDAWTAIEDTDAVYDEQAARWVSRAEVAEIPFTPFAAQKKTNHVPGRLIVRRIPDLNPAKAGDQETLFDTWRFHGFFTTTDPDVADTVAADKTHRGHAIIEQVHSDLKNSALAHLPSAFAANAAWLVLAVMAFNLTRAAATLTGPTLARATTATIRRKLITVPARIASSARRVTLHLPTRWPWQDARLRLFTHGQDPPQIAAI; encoded by the coding sequence ATGCAACTTTGCCACACGCCCCGCGCGACTACGGCAGTGTTCGATGATCCGAATCTCGTGTCGTCGGCCGGGCTGGTCCCAGTCCTGGCCTTGGCCACCTCCGCAGGACTGCATGAGCTTGCCCAGGACCACCTCACGGTGCCGAGCGACAAGGGCGCGAACGCTGGGCTGAAGGTCGCATCCCTGGTCGCGGGAATGGTCGCTGGCGCGGACGGCATCGATGACATGGCCCTGCTGAGACACGGTGGCATGGGCCGGGTCTTCGCCCACGCTTACGCGCCCTCGACGCTGGGTTCGTTCCTGCGCGCGTTCACCTTCGGTCACGTCCGCCAGCTCGACGCGGTCGCCTCGAGGTTCCTGGCCCGACTCGCTGACCAAACACCGCTGATCGCTACCCCATCCGACACCAGCGGGCGGGTGCTGGTCGACGTCGACGACACCATCATCGAGGTCCACGGCTACACCAAGCAGGGCTCCGGCTACGGCTACTCCGGAGTCCGCGGCCTCAACGCCTTGCTCGCAGTCGTGTCCACGCAAGAGACCGCCCCGGTGGTCGTGGCGCAACGACTCCGCAAGGGATCGTGCGGCTCACCACGCGGTGCGAAACGACTGGTCGCCGATGCGTTGAAGACCACCAAGAAGCTGCCGGGCGGGTCTGGTCTGCGGCCGCTGATGCGCGCCGACTCCGCGTTCTTCGGCCACCCGACCATCGCCGCCGCGCTCAAGGCGGGTGCGGACGTCTCGGTCACCGTGCGCCTGGACAACCGGATCAAGACCGCGATCTCCACGATCGGTGAGGACGCATGGACCGCCATCGAGGACACCGACGCCGTCTACGACGAGCAGGCCGCCAGATGGGTCTCCCGCGCGGAGGTCGCCGAGATCCCGTTCACCCCGTTCGCCGCGCAGAAGAAGACCAACCACGTGCCCGGGCGCCTGATCGTGCGCAGGATTCCCGACCTCAACCCGGCCAAAGCAGGAGACCAGGAGACGTTGTTCGACACCTGGCGCTTCCACGGGTTCTTCACCACCACCGACCCCGACGTGGCCGACACGGTGGCCGCGGACAAGACCCACCGCGGCCACGCGATCATCGAACAGGTCCACTCCGATCTGAAGAACTCCGCGCTCGCGCACCTGCCCTCCGCGTTCGCCGCGAACGCAGCCTGGCTCGTCCTGGCCGTCATGGCGTTCAACCTCACCCGCGCCGCAGCCACCCTCACCGGGCCAACGCTGGCCCGCGCGACGACGGCCACGATCCGGCGCAAACTCATCACTGTCCCGGCCAGGATTGCGTCCTCGGCACGACGAGTCACGCTGCACCTACCGACCCGATGGCCCTGGCAAGACGCCCGGCTACGCCTCTTCACGCACGGCCAGGACCCACCCCAGATCGCGGCCATCTGA
- a CDS encoding amino acid adenylation domain-containing protein, with translation MTPPPAADPAPVQANLRRGDRAPAPRTLVDVFEATLRQHPDAAAIDNGAEVLTYAAFAESAHEVADALAELGVGRSDRVGVRIGSGTVELYVAILGVLMAGAAYVPVDADDPDERARTVFDEAAVVAVIGEAVSLTVRGAPRGPVGREPATLTDDAWIIFTSGSTGTPKGVAVSHRSAAGFVDAEARWFLQDRPLGPGDRVMAGLSVAFDASCEEMWLAWRHGACLVPAPRSLVRSGMDLGPWLVANDVTVVSTVPTLLLLWPVAALADIRLLILGGEACPPEIGARFATDAREVWNTYGPTEATVVACGARLSGGAPVRIGLPLDGYDLAVVDPTGAVVGPGESGELIIGGLGLARYLDPVLDAERYAAMPSLGWLRAYRSGDLVRFEEDGLVFVGRADDQVKIGGRRIELGEIDNALLAVPGVTGAATAVRRSRSGNTLLVGYVAVDAEFDRVAALAGLHHALPAALVPRLAQVATLPTKTSGKVDRDALPWPLPRSEPAAALDPSLITGSGFGRA, from the coding sequence GTGACTCCGCCTCCCGCCGCCGATCCCGCACCGGTTCAGGCGAATCTTCGACGGGGGGATCGGGCGCCGGCTCCGCGGACGCTGGTCGACGTGTTCGAGGCGACGCTCCGGCAGCACCCGGACGCCGCGGCCATCGACAACGGCGCGGAAGTGCTGACCTACGCCGCGTTCGCCGAGTCAGCCCACGAGGTGGCCGACGCCCTAGCCGAGCTGGGGGTGGGCCGCAGCGACCGGGTGGGGGTGCGGATTGGCTCCGGGACCGTGGAGCTCTACGTCGCCATCCTCGGGGTCCTGATGGCCGGCGCCGCCTATGTGCCCGTCGATGCCGACGATCCCGACGAACGCGCCCGCACGGTATTCGACGAGGCGGCCGTGGTGGCCGTTATCGGCGAGGCCGTCTCTCTGACCGTGCGCGGAGCCCCTCGGGGCCCGGTCGGCCGGGAGCCCGCGACCCTCACCGACGATGCGTGGATCATCTTCACCTCGGGATCGACGGGCACCCCGAAGGGGGTGGCGGTCAGCCACCGCTCGGCCGCCGGCTTCGTCGATGCCGAGGCGCGCTGGTTCCTCCAGGACCGGCCTCTTGGGCCCGGGGATCGGGTGATGGCGGGACTGTCGGTCGCCTTTGATGCCTCATGCGAGGAGATGTGGCTGGCCTGGCGGCATGGGGCCTGCCTGGTCCCGGCACCCAGGTCACTGGTCCGCAGCGGGATGGATCTGGGCCCCTGGCTGGTCGCCAACGACGTGACGGTCGTCTCGACGGTGCCGACCCTGCTGCTGCTCTGGCCGGTGGCGGCCCTTGCGGACATCCGGCTTCTAATCCTGGGCGGCGAGGCCTGCCCGCCGGAGATCGGCGCCCGATTCGCTACCGACGCGCGCGAGGTATGGAACACCTACGGCCCCACCGAGGCCACGGTGGTCGCCTGCGGGGCTCGGCTCAGCGGCGGTGCGCCGGTGCGGATCGGGCTGCCGCTCGACGGCTACGACCTGGCCGTTGTGGACCCGACGGGTGCGGTCGTCGGGCCGGGCGAGTCCGGCGAGCTGATCATCGGCGGCCTGGGCCTGGCGCGCTACCTGGACCCGGTCCTCGACGCCGAGCGGTACGCCGCGATGCCGTCCCTCGGCTGGCTGCGGGCCTATCGCAGCGGCGACCTCGTCAGGTTCGAGGAGGATGGTTTGGTCTTCGTCGGGCGAGCCGACGACCAGGTCAAGATCGGGGGCCGGCGGATCGAGCTCGGCGAGATCGACAACGCCCTGCTGGCGGTGCCGGGTGTGACCGGGGCGGCCACCGCGGTCCGCCGGTCACGCTCGGGCAACACGCTCCTGGTCGGCTATGTGGCCGTCGACGCCGAGTTCGACCGCGTCGCGGCTCTCGCCGGCCTGCATCACGCGCTGCCCGCCGCCCTGGTCCCCCGGCTGGCCCAGGTCGCGACCCTGCCGACCAAGACGTCCGGGAAGGTCGACCGCGATGCCCTGCCCTGGCCCCTCCCGCGCAGCGAGCCGGCCGCCGCGCTTGACCCGAGTTTGATCACCGGGTCGGGGTTCGGTCGGGCGTAG
- a CDS encoding FAD-binding oxidoreductase, giving the protein MDPFDGKLWRAGDAGLEEASVAGLFNQRVPSRRPRAVVRAATVADVVAGVKLAAQEGWQVTVRAGGHSWTAWSLRDQALLIDVSDLRDLAYDPSTGIATVGAGARGGHDLDPFLARHDRFFPVGHAPSVGVAGFLLQGGLGWNTRGWGWAVEHLESVDVVTASGELVRCSEEENADLFWMARGSGPGFAGVVTSFRLRTRPRFRHLTHATWTYPVDMAPEVLSWYAECRHAVPAEVEVALVGCTVPGLGQVVVVDALSFDGHAGSLDALETSPVLERALSRETTLGASFADLLAAQDDANPEGHRYHVDNAFLTGPADDWCRALAPTYGSLPTPLTFTVLGDLGPAARRARSDMAFSVDTDLYFAAYVVSDMPSGDARCQDWLARTMADLVPSSAGCYLGDSDLATRSDRVMSDAAWQRYQQVRDDRDPERRFPGFLGVPDQAAETVAPPCHWTGPPRPGGGLVSLP; this is encoded by the coding sequence GTGGACCCCTTTGACGGGAAGTTGTGGCGCGCTGGTGACGCGGGACTCGAAGAGGCGTCGGTCGCGGGCCTGTTCAACCAGCGGGTCCCGTCGCGCAGACCGCGAGCCGTGGTGCGGGCCGCCACCGTCGCTGACGTCGTCGCGGGCGTCAAGCTGGCGGCCCAAGAGGGATGGCAGGTCACCGTGCGGGCCGGTGGTCACAGCTGGACCGCATGGTCCTTGCGCGACCAGGCCCTCCTGATCGATGTCTCCGACCTGCGCGACCTGGCCTACGACCCATCCACCGGCATCGCCACGGTGGGTGCCGGCGCCCGCGGCGGGCACGACCTCGACCCTTTCCTCGCACGCCACGACCGGTTCTTCCCCGTCGGGCACGCACCCTCGGTGGGCGTTGCCGGATTCCTCCTGCAGGGCGGACTGGGCTGGAACACGCGCGGCTGGGGCTGGGCGGTCGAGCACCTGGAGTCTGTCGACGTGGTCACCGCGTCAGGAGAACTGGTGCGCTGCTCGGAGGAGGAGAACGCCGACCTCTTCTGGATGGCGCGCGGCTCGGGCCCCGGCTTCGCCGGCGTCGTCACCTCCTTCCGCCTCCGGACGCGGCCACGCTTCCGGCACCTGACACATGCCACCTGGACCTATCCGGTCGACATGGCACCGGAGGTCCTGTCCTGGTACGCCGAGTGCCGCCACGCGGTTCCCGCAGAGGTAGAGGTCGCGCTCGTCGGGTGCACGGTCCCAGGCCTCGGCCAGGTCGTCGTGGTCGACGCGCTGTCCTTCGACGGCCACGCGGGCTCGCTGGACGCGCTCGAGACTTCCCCGGTTCTGGAGCGCGCCCTGTCGCGCGAGACGACCCTCGGGGCGTCGTTCGCCGACCTCCTCGCTGCCCAGGACGACGCCAACCCGGAGGGACACCGCTACCACGTCGACAACGCGTTCCTCACCGGTCCGGCCGACGACTGGTGCCGGGCGCTCGCACCGACCTACGGCTCGCTGCCCACGCCACTGACCTTCACGGTCTTGGGCGACCTGGGCCCGGCAGCGCGCCGGGCCCGTTCGGACATGGCCTTTTCGGTGGACACCGACCTCTACTTCGCCGCCTACGTAGTTTCGGACATGCCTTCCGGTGACGCCCGCTGCCAGGACTGGCTGGCCCGGACGATGGCGGACCTCGTCCCGTCGTCGGCCGGCTGCTACCTCGGCGACAGCGACCTCGCCACCCGCAGCGACCGCGTGATGTCGGACGCCGCATGGCAGCGCTACCAGCAGGTGCGCGACGACCGCGACCCCGAACGACGCTTCCCCGGTTTCCTCGGCGTCCCGGACCAAGCCGCTGAGACGGTGGCACCGCCCTGTCATTGGACCGGGCCGCCCCGTCCTGGCGGCGGTCTAGTCTCGCTTCCATGA
- a CDS encoding sulfotransferase encodes MRPFMVGMGRSGTSMIANIVHQRGAYGGDPDQLSWGDEGDVRGPGELTSSQPVREGHLQSGPVANGR; translated from the coding sequence ATGCGCCCGTTCATGGTGGGCATGGGCCGCAGCGGCACCTCGATGATCGCCAACATCGTCCACCAGCGGGGCGCCTACGGTGGCGATCCCGATCAGCTCAGCTGGGGCGACGAGGGAGACGTGCGCGGCCCTGGTGAGCTCACGTCGTCGCAGCCCGTACGCGAAGGCCACCTTCAATCCGGTCCAGTCGCGAATGGCCGGTAG
- a CDS encoding transposase produces MGRQRREFSAEYKDEAVKLVINTGRTVAVVARELGIQESTLGRWVNAFKERQDVGDGALSETERAELARLRKENSELKLDRAFLKKASLFFAQEASDTNVKRSN; encoded by the coding sequence ATGGGAAGACAGCGTCGGGAGTTCAGCGCGGAGTACAAGGACGAGGCCGTGAAGCTGGTGATCAACACTGGCAGGACGGTTGCTGTGGTCGCTCGTGAGCTCGGTATCCAGGAGTCAACCCTGGGCCGGTGGGTCAATGCGTTCAAAGAGCGTCAGGACGTCGGTGACGGCGCGCTGAGCGAGACTGAGCGAGCCGAGCTGGCTCGGCTGCGCAAGGAGAACTCCGAACTGAAGTTGGACCGGGCGTTCTTGAAAAAAGCGTCTCTCTTCTTCGCCCAGGAAGCCTCGGATACGAACGTGAAGCGTTCGAACTGA